The proteins below come from a single Tachysurus fulvidraco isolate hzauxx_2018 chromosome 13, HZAU_PFXX_2.0, whole genome shotgun sequence genomic window:
- the rps3 gene encoding 40S ribosomal protein S3 encodes MAVQISKKRKFVTDGIFKAELNEFLTRELAEDGYSGVEVRVTPTRTEIIILATRTQNVLGEKGRRIRELTAVVQKRFGFPEGSVELYAEKVATRGLCAIAQAESLRYKLLGGLAVRRACYGVLRFIMESGAKGCEVVVSGKLRGQRAKSMKFVDGLMIHSGDPVNYYVDTAVRHVLLRQGVLGIKVKIMLPWDPSGKIGPKKPLPDHVSIVEPKEEILPTTPVSEQKGAKPEVPVMPQGTPVPTA; translated from the exons ATGGCGGTGCAAATATCTAAGAAGAGAAAG TTTGTCACAGACGGCATCTTCAAAGCTGAGCTGAACGAGTTCCTGACCCGAGAGCTTGCTGAGGATGGGTACTCCGGTGTGGAGGTCCGGGTCACTCCAACAAGGACGGAGATCATTATTCTCGCCACCAG GACCCAGAATGTCCTGGGAGAGAAAGGTCGTCGCATTAGGGAACTGACCGCAGTTGTTCAGAAGAGGTTTGGGTTCCCAGAGGGCAGTGTGGAG CTCTATGCTGAGAAGGTTGCCACCAGGGGTTTGTGTGCCATTGCTCAGGCAGAATCTCTGCGCTACAAGCTGCTCGGCGGTCTGGCTGTCCGCAG GGCCTGCTATGGTGTTCTCCGCTTCATCATGGAGAGCGGTGCCAAGGGCTGTGAGGTGGTCGTGTCCGGCAAGCTCAGGGGCCAGAGGGCCAAGTCCATGAAGTTTGTGGATGGTTTGATGATCCACAGTGGAGACCCCGTCAACTATTACGTGGACACCGCTGTCCGCCACGTCCTGCTTCGCCAAG GTGTGCTCGGCATCAAGGTTAAGATCATGCTTCCCTGGGACCCCAGTGGTAAGATTGGCCCCAAGAAGCCTCTGCCTGACCATGTCAGCATTGTGGAGCCCAAAGAGGAGATTCTCCCTACCACCCCCGTGTCTGAACAGAAGGGGGCCAAGCCTGAAGTTCCAGTCATGCCCCAGGGAACTCCTGTACCAACAGCATAA
- the LOC113663114 gene encoding NACHT and WD repeat domain-containing protein 2, producing MACVKIYLCSNPDDSVMERKVLRENVFPRIRDHCRCKHGVDFRVIDPYEEPNPDKWPTQQVRLQLIEECRQNSLGPFFVSLVGVQYGAACLPEQVEFSEFLMVLKVCQEMGFSSKDLEQCYRQDENTIPPSFCLLSQCVHHKYNSQPGQNVDKNAWDDVLAKGMKILKDVITQCVLEGSIDQEIAEKYFRSRLENDLRFALDGQSGSNIKRCLCYVYKTGKNADKRKKENYPEDQDQLFRLSQLCDNFLPNLVRTKQALIYTTTNSRECDDKQSYAEELSHQLYSDLIGLIDESIVNERAQIHDSFSQQKNLCHVLSTLYRIERTEVSHIRAYMEHDTKYPFILIGGPCTGKSVLLAHCTTQIQTWMKDQNPVVIAHFVDSKSSLKQILSVICHQIALWHSQQYNDCLKDVSQLKETLNNLLTTNSRFPNHLILIIDGLDQMHDTHTPLDLAWLPKKLPSNVKILISSTPTKSGFLSAIKTYYPESSLFFDLQPVTSKSCSQMLTSLLLAGNRKITSGQQMYVNQAFKRCDLPLYVELLYRQVCYWGSDLEITPDTLVPGVHINIGRFLDHLEEKHGKLIVTRSLEYLTLSRTGLTEAELTDILSCDDEVLLPFLPADNYAKLRVPEVVVEMLLLDLRGFLEPQNILGTQTLFWVNRHFILVICKRYLCQDNQQKLHSLIANYFSGHWACGTSKPLLIASSPRQNVKPLKIYADRQVPGQPWTFQPFTSAVTSSDSSECAHPNLRKLQELPYHLLKSGNTEELVRLMMSHEFLNAMICAELVDELVFWLEKTSRIVFSRELRLLISILKSTTCLLRNCSADLALVMQANLIPFFKVLPELKESVNLTGHEDSVGHLGVNMLLCPTPSVPATHWVVPEVQVSPITKAAVSQSGYVVVIQCNGSVWIRNESDSECYKVPQSSELQFTDVICSANVFILSTQSGNLLSLDMNAPTYLQKLQTQQTEQPIKGIEGLLMASGKTFVFSKDSNSVRVFAKGTEITPFHCSSGITCMSSCEGHRIYCGQNEGTVSIFDSQSGSLLASFVCSLGTALCDLIVHKKEATLTCIDCTGSVFVWDLKNIKKPIFITMRENCNKKEVLNIDHIENNLLICKRQQIHMIHGYLLAVEEQFIAPKSKTFVQAILDKDAHFIIALMENCPSLLIWNWVSGQCLLNLDIRSSHAFKLVKFRDTFLAAVTTTGIVIWDMDLISLAASTPKSGGKVLKVIVEPDEEHFYTSDGSEQVWKWSVLGGKVKGNLLHQGPVESLTLSSDSVYLVTIASGDIYVWNTSTPENIYRIHGSQASHMLITPKGNFAVSFSETGLSKVWKLCNGHVICTIHHYLRDAVITGESTFLLGINEGALLAVSLWSGYVSKRFFCSDWPSVAAFHVLSDYPDYVIVITSSGALYSWRLTENTVCHQFQFLECFEHPLQLFKLSSDGLYGVISVDGSKINVLDLCQGKLCSVNTEGPVCQPFVDILGKYIVYICSPGVKCQNYSCDLHTKQMLVIIQVKTGKMVGKFYLCKNVTALTLSKRLCVYIGFEDGSVGVYAINDTEVGYANANAKSHTTELICPFEEPVVWLPLPNPNLTWAELL from the exons ATGGCTTGTGTAAAAATTTACTTGTGTTCCAACCCAGATG ACTCTGTAATGGAAAGGAAGGTgctgagagagaatgtgttCCCTAGAATAAGGGACCACTGCCGATGTAAACATGGAGTAGACTTCAGG GTTATTGACCCTTATGAAGAACCAAACCCAGATAAATGGCCAACACAGCAGGTGCGATTGCAATTGATCGAGGAGTGTCGGCAGAACTCACTGGGCCCTTTCTTTGTG AGCCTGGTGGGGGTGCAGTATGGAGCTGCATGTCTACCAGAACAGGTGGAGTTTTCTGAGTTCCTCATGGTTCTAAAGGTTTGCCAGGAGATGGGATTCAGCTCAAAAGACCTAGAGCAATGCTACAGACAAGATGAGAACACCATACCACCATCATTCTGCCTACTAAGTCAATGTGTACATCATAAATATAATTCCCAG CCAGGGCAGAACGTTGACAAAAATGCTTGGGATGATGTACTTGCAAAAGGGATGAAGATCTTAAAGGATGTTATCACCCAGTGTGTTCTAGAGGGCAGTATTGACCAAGAAATTGCTGAGAAATATTTTAGATCAA GGCTTGAGAATGACCTCCGCTTTGCACTGGATGGCCAATCTGGTTCTAATATCAAAAGGTGTCTTTGTTATGTTTACAAAACTGGTAAAAATGCTgacaagaggaagaaagaaaattatcCAGAGGACCAAGATCAATTGTTCCGACTGTCACAGCTCTGTGATAATTTCCTACCAAACCTGGTTAGAACCAAGCAGGCCCTGATATACACCACCACTAACAGCAGAGAGTGTGATGATAAACAGAGCTATGCTGAAGAGCTGAGCCACCAGCTTTATTCAGATCTTATAGGTCTTATAGACGAAAGTATTGTGAATGAAAGAGCTCAAATCCATGATTCATTCTCCCAGCAGAAAAACCTGTGTCATGTCCTTTCCACTCTATACAGAATTGAGCGCACAGAAGTCAGCCATATAAGAGCTTACATGGAGCACGACACAAAATATCCATTTATTCTAATTGGTGGGCCATGTACAGGCAAAAGTGTACTTTTGGCCCACTGCACAACTCAG ATTCAAACATGGATGAAGGACCAGAACCCTGTGGTTATTGCACACTTTGTAGATTCTAAAAGTTCTTTGAAGCAAATACTCAGTGTGATATGCCATCAAATTGCTTTATGGCACAGTCAGCAGTACAATGACTGTCTCAAAGATGTTTCTCAATTAAAAGAAACTTTGAACAACCTCCTAACCACAAATTCACGGTTTCCAAATCACTTAATCCTCATTATAGATGGGCTTGATCAAATGCATGATACACATACACCACTGGACTTAGCCTGGCTTCCTAAGAAATTACCTTCTAATGTTAAGATCCTAATCTCATCTACACCAACAAAATCTGGATTTCTCTCTGCTATAAAGACATATTACCCTGAATCCTCACTGTTTTTTGACCTACAACCAGTAACTAGCAAGAGCTGCAGTCAGATGCTGACAAGTCTCCTTTTGGCAGGTAACAGAAAGATAACATCTGGCCAACAGATGTATGTAAACCAAGCTTTTAAACGATGTGATCTTCCATTGTATGTGGAGCTTCTCTACAGACAGGTGTGTTACTGGGGTTCAGATTTAGAGATCACACCTGACACATTGGTCCCTGGGGTTCACATAAACATTGGACGGTTTTTAGACCACCTTGAAGAAAAGCATGGAAAGTTAATTGTCACCAGAAGTCTAGAATATCTCACCTTGTCCAGGACTGGTTTGACAGAGGCTGAATTGACTGATATTCTGTCTTGTGATGATGAAGTTCTCCTTCCATTCCTCCCAGCAGACAACTATGCTAAGTTAAGAGTCCCAGAGGTTGTGGTAGAGATGTTACTGTTAGACCTGAGGGGGTTTCTGGAGCCACAAAACATATTAGGGACACAAACTCTGTTCTGGGTCAACAGACACTTTATCTTAGTCATCTGTAAGAGGTACCTGTGTCAAGACAATCAACAAAAACTGCACTCGTTGATCGCAAACTATTTTAGTGGCCACTGGGCATGCGGTACATCTAAGCCATTGCTCATTGCTTCAAGTCCCAGGCAAAATGTCAAGCCATTGAAGATTTATGCTGACAGGCAAGTTCCTGGTCAACCTTGGACATTTCAGCCCTTCACGTCTGCTGTGACTTCATCCGATTCATCTGAGTGTGCACATCCCAATTTAAGGAAATTGCAAGAACTGCCTTACCATTTACTGAAGAGTGGAAATACTGAGGAGCTTGTTCGACTTATGATGTCACATGAGTTTCTTAATGCAATGATCTGTGCTGAATTAGTAGATGAATTGGTATTCTGGTTAGAGAAGACATCTCGAATAGTGTTTTCCAGGGAACTCAGACTCCTAATTTCTATACTGAAAAGTACAACTTGTTTGCTAAGAAACTGCTCTGCTGACTTGGCTTTGGTAATGCAGGCTAATCTTATCCCATTTTTCAAAGTTCTTCCTGAATTAAAGGAATCTGTCAACCTCACAGGACATGAAGATTCAGTGGGACATCTTGGAGTGAATATGTTATTATGTCCCACACCCTCTGTGCCTGCCACACATTGGGTAGTGCCTGAAGTGCAAGTATCTCCTATTACTAAAGCAGCTGTATCTCAGTCTGGCTATGTGGTAGTGATTCAGTGCAATGGCTCTGTTTGGATCCGGAATGAAAGTGATTCAGAGTGCTACAAAGTCCCCCAGTCCTCTGAACTACAGTTTACAGATGTCATATGTTctgcaaatgtatttattctctCTACACAAAGTGGCAACCTTCTGTCACTGGACATGAATGCTCCGACGTACCTCCAGAAACTTCAAACCCAACAGACAGAACAACCAATAAAGGGCATTGAGGGTTTATTGATGGCCAGTGGCAAGACATTTGTGTTCTCAAAGGATAGCAATTCTGTCAGAGTGTTCGCTAAAGGAACAGAAATTACTCCATTCCACTGCTCCAGTGGTATAACATGTATGTCTTCTTGTGAAGGTCACAGGATTTATTGCGGCCAGAACGAGGGTACGGTCAGTATATTTGACTCCCAAAGTGGTAGTCTTTTGGCCTCCTTTGTTTGTTCATTAGGCACAGCTTTGTGTGATCTCATTGTTCACAAGAAGGAAGCAACACTTACATGTATTGACTGCACAggaagtgtgtttgtttgggatctcaagaacattaaaaagcctatatttattacaatgagGGAGAACTGCAACAAGAAAGAGGTGTTAAATATAGACCACATTGAAAACAATCTTCTCATCTGTAAAAGACAACAGATTCATATGATTCATGGATATTTGTTAGCTGTTGAAGAGCAATTCATTGCACCTAAGAGTAAAACATTTGTGCAAGCAATTCTAGATAAAGATGCACACTTCATCATTGCTTTGATGGAGAACTGCCCATCACTTTTGATCTGGAATTGGGTCTCAGGTCAATGTCTGTTAAACCTCGACATAAGAAGTAGCCATGCTTTCAAACTTGTCAAGTTCAGGGATACTTTCCTCGCAGCAGTGACAACCACAGGCATTGTCATTTGGGACATGGATCTTATTTCGTTAGCTGCCTCCACTCCAAAATCTGGTGGGAAAGTATTAAAAGTCATTGTGGAACCAGATGAGGAGCACTTTTACACTAGTGATGGGTCTGAGCAGGTTTGGAAGTGGTCAGTTTTGGGTGGTAAAGTGAAGGGCAACCTGCTTCACCAAGGACCTGTAGAGAGCTTGACTCTTTCATCAGACAGTGTCTACTTGGTCACCATCGCTTCTGGTGATATCTATGTTTGGAATACCAGTACCCCTGAGAACATTTACCGAATCCATGGCAGCCAAGCATCTCACATGCTGATTACTCCAAAAGGTAATTTTGCAGTGTCATTTTCAGAAACAGGGTTATCAAAGGTTTGGAAGTTGTGCAATGGACATGTGATTTGTACAATTCACCATTATCTCAGAGATGCTGTCATTACTGGAGAAAGTACTTTCCTTCTGGGCATTAATGAAGGGGCTCTCCTTGCAGTCAGTCTCTGGTCTGGTTATGTCAGCAAACGATTCTTCTGTTCTGACTGGCCAAGTGTTGCTGCCTTCCACGTGCTGTCTGACTATCCAGACTATGTGATTGTGATTACCAGTTCAGGAGCTTTGTACTCATGGAGACTGACAGAAAACACTGTTTGCCACCAGTTCCAGTTTTTAGAGTGTTTTGAGCATCCACTACAGCTTTTTAAGCTCTCATCGGATGGACTTTATGGTGTCATTTCTGTAGATGGATCTAAGATAAACGTCTTGGACCTTTGCCAAGGTAAACTGTGCTCAGTGAATACAGAAGGACCAGTCTGCCAACCATTTGTGGACATTTTGggtaaatatatagtatatatctgCAGCCCAGGAGTGAAGTGTCAGAATTACTCTTGTGACCTTCATACAAAGCAGATGTTGGTTATCATTCAGGTAAAAACTGGAAAGATGGTTGGCAAGTTTTATTTATGCAAGAATGTTACTGCTCTAACACTCTCTaagaggttgtgtgtgtatattggcTTTGAAGATGGTTCGGTTGGAGTGTATGCTATTAATGACACAGAAGTAGGTTACGCCAATGCAAATGCTAAAAGCCATACCACTGAACTCATATGCCCATTTGAAGAACCTGTGGTTTGGTTGCCATTGCCAAACCCTAATCTTACATGGGCTGAATTACTGTAG